A window of Periplaneta americana isolate PAMFEO1 chromosome 7, P.americana_PAMFEO1_priV1, whole genome shotgun sequence contains these coding sequences:
- the LOC138703646 gene encoding uncharacterized protein, with translation MTTNYKLGMSLDEIIRLNRKSTASGAGSVVSRGTQQSRGRRGGRGRYQGRGRGRGRGGRFNQVSYRNQFGQYKRDFYGGRSPLLKRFGSTASLASRNQARYRGYRNFRGRGRGRYVGQQLARNRVRLATRLLNLRQMNRRQTSRFGYDGYRVLSGPRGFQMRRGLRTNNIMTGSFRSDQLVKLMQRQTVQQKLNHARALKAAQSLDKNTVTGSSDMLTVCISNDIAAKRRQRQRTTPFKKFGSVNSLIRGSFPRRGSNSYLSRQNVAALNRSSSVVDISPEGSIVTTISRYGRSSSVAHMPRAGSVGRVMQNRAQTIIEPYVPVTRNTLNVQLQKEIAAIQGKTFEQSTSSISIENGSGTGVGLSGFKPIPSLTGTTLHERFSSTV, from the exons ATGACAACAAACTACAAATTGGGGATGTCGTTAG ATGAAATCATCCGTTTGAATCGGAAAAGTACTGCAAGTGGTGCAGGAAGTGTTGTTTCAAGAGGAACCCAACAATCTCGAGGCAGGCGTGGTGGCAGAGGCAGATATCAAGGCAGAGGTCGTGGACGCGGTCGAGGTGGCAGATTCAATCAG GTATCATACAGAAACCAGTTTGGCCAATATAAACGTGATTTTTATGGTGGTCGAAGCCCGCTTTTGAAGAGATTTGGAAGTACAGCAAGTTTGGCCAGCAGAAATCAAGCACGTTACCGTGGTTACAGAAATTTtcgaggaagaggaagaggaagatatGTTGGACAGCAGTTGGCTCGAAACAGAGTGAGATTGGCCACTCGGCTTCTCAATTTGCGACAGATGAACAGACGACAAACATCTCGTTTTGGCTATGATGGCTACAGG GTTTTATCAGGTCCAAGAGGTTTTCAAATGAGGCGAGGCCTTCGGACTAACAATATTATGACAGGTTCTTTCCGTTCAGACCAGTTAGTGAAACTAATGCAACGACAAACAGTGCAGCAAAAATTAAATCATGCGAGAGCACTGAA GGCTGCCCAATCTCTGGACAAGAACACAGTAACTGGATCATCGGACATGCTCACTGTTTGCATTTCTAATGATATTGCAGCAAAACGAAGGCAAAGACAACGTACAACTCCATTCAAAAAGTTCGGAAGTGTCAATTCTCTGATCA GAGGTTCTTTTCCTAGGAGAGGCAGTAATTCGTATCTCAGCCGACAGAATGTTGCAGCTTTAAACCGGTCTTCGAGTGTAGTGGATATATCACCTGAAGGATCGATTGTGACTACAATCAGTCGTTACGGCAGATCCTCATCAGTAGCACACATGCCACGTGCAGGATCAGTTGGAAGAGTTATGCAAAACCGAGCTCAAACAATTATTGAACCATATGTACCTGTTACAAGAAATACTCTGAATGTCCAGTTACAGAAAGAAATTGCTGCTATACAAGGGAAAACTTTTGAACAGAGCACAAGTAGCATCAGCATAGAAAATGGATCTGGTACTGGTGTTGGCCTGTCGGGGTTTAAACCTATCCCTTCATTGACAGGAACTACGTTACATGAACGTTTTAGTTCAACAGTGTGA